A genomic region of Runella rosea contains the following coding sequences:
- the moeB gene encoding molybdopterin-synthase adenylyltransferase MoeB — MLTTDELRRYNRHLLIPEFGSVGQERLKAARVLVIGCGGLGSPILLYLAAAGVGTLGIIDGDRVDESNLQRQILYGTESIGKAKVEETVKRLESLNPFCAIEPYFEQLTSKNALAILEKYDLIIDGSDNFPTRYLVNDACVLLNKPLIYGAIYRFEGQVAIFNYQNSPNYRDLFPTPPPPELAPNCAEAGVLGVLPGIIGSLQANEAIKLLAGIGEPLVGKLFVMDALTLTTRIIKIPRLPARFIIDKLIDYDEFCGIKTPDLETEVTPEQLAEMLKSNVDFQLIDVRETNEYAVDNLGGELMPLSALADFTGQISREKMVVIHCQSGMRSQKAVQQLREQHGFVNLKNLKGGLAAFRKMH; from the coding sequence ATGCTGACTACGGACGAATTACGTCGTTATAATCGCCATTTGCTGATTCCTGAGTTTGGGTCGGTAGGACAGGAACGGCTGAAAGCGGCGCGGGTGCTGGTGATTGGATGCGGCGGACTGGGCAGCCCGATTTTATTGTATTTGGCGGCGGCTGGCGTGGGTACGCTCGGCATTATTGACGGCGACCGGGTCGATGAAAGCAACCTTCAACGGCAAATTTTGTACGGAACAGAATCAATCGGCAAGGCAAAAGTAGAAGAAACCGTCAAACGTTTAGAATCACTTAATCCTTTCTGTGCAATTGAGCCTTATTTTGAGCAGCTTACGTCTAAAAATGCGCTTGCTATTTTAGAAAAATACGACCTCATTATTGACGGTTCAGATAATTTTCCGACGCGCTATCTGGTCAATGACGCTTGCGTTCTGTTAAACAAACCGCTTATTTATGGGGCTATTTATCGTTTTGAAGGGCAAGTTGCCATATTCAATTACCAAAATAGCCCGAACTACCGCGATTTATTTCCTACGCCACCACCACCCGAACTCGCGCCCAATTGCGCCGAAGCGGGAGTTTTGGGCGTTTTGCCGGGCATCATCGGGAGTTTACAGGCCAATGAAGCCATTAAACTCTTAGCGGGCATTGGTGAGCCGTTGGTGGGAAAATTGTTTGTCATGGATGCCCTTACCTTAACGACCAGAATTATAAAAATACCCCGTTTGCCCGCGCGTTTTATAATTGACAAATTGATTGATTACGATGAATTTTGCGGGATAAAAACCCCAGATTTGGAAACGGAAGTGACACCCGAACAGCTGGCTGAAATGCTGAAAAGTAACGTTGATTTTCAGTTGATAGATGTGCGTGAAACCAACGAATACGCCGTTGATAACCTTGGCGGAGAGTTGATGCCTCTGTCGGCGTTGGCGGATTTTACGGGTCAAATAAGCCGCGAAAAAATGGTTGTTATTCACTGTCAAAGCGGAATGCGGAGCCAAAAAGCCGTTCAGCAACTGCGTGAACAACACGGTTTTGTGAATTTAAAAAACCTAAAAGGCGGATTGGCGGCATTTCGGAAAATGCACTAG
- a CDS encoding 4-hydroxyproline epimerase, whose product MSSKTFFCIDAHTCGNPVRVVAGGGPILEGKNMSEKRQHFLREYDWIRKGLMFEPRGHDMMSGSILYPPHDPENDVAVLFIETSGCLPMCGHGTIGTITIAIEHGLIRPKTPGIVRMEAPAGLVLISYVQEGNKVKSVKLVNVPSYLAAEGIEAECPDLGTLKMDVAYGGNFYAIVDVQENFPGLEHYKAEQLIGWARVLRQRINEKYTFVHPNDPTINGLSHIEWTGAVIDPTSSARNAVFYGDKAIDRSPCGTGTSARMAQWAAQGKLKKGDRFIHESIIGSKFIGTVEDYAKVGDHDAIIPGVEGWAKVYGLNTITIDPDDDPYAYGFQVI is encoded by the coding sequence GTGTCATCCAAAACTTTTTTCTGCATTGATGCCCACACCTGCGGCAATCCCGTACGCGTCGTAGCTGGCGGCGGCCCCATTCTCGAAGGCAAAAACATGAGCGAAAAACGCCAGCATTTTCTGCGCGAATACGACTGGATTCGCAAAGGTCTGATGTTTGAACCGCGTGGCCACGACATGATGTCGGGCAGTATTCTGTACCCGCCCCACGACCCCGAAAACGACGTGGCGGTGCTGTTTATCGAGACCAGCGGCTGCCTACCCATGTGCGGCCACGGCACCATCGGCACCATCACCATCGCCATTGAGCATGGTCTCATTCGCCCCAAAACGCCCGGCATCGTACGCATGGAAGCACCAGCGGGGTTGGTACTCATCAGCTATGTACAGGAAGGCAACAAAGTCAAATCCGTCAAGCTCGTCAACGTACCCTCCTACCTTGCCGCCGAAGGCATCGAAGCCGAGTGCCCCGACCTCGGCACGCTCAAAATGGACGTGGCCTACGGAGGTAATTTTTACGCCATCGTCGATGTGCAGGAGAATTTCCCGGGGCTGGAGCATTATAAAGCTGAACAACTCATTGGTTGGGCGCGTGTATTGCGCCAACGCATCAACGAAAAATACACCTTCGTTCACCCCAACGACCCTACCATCAACGGCCTCAGCCACATCGAATGGACGGGCGCGGTCATTGACCCGACCTCCTCGGCCCGCAACGCGGTTTTCTACGGCGACAAGGCCATCGACCGCTCGCCCTGCGGCACGGGCACTTCGGCACGCATGGCGCAGTGGGCCGCCCAAGGCAAACTCAAAAAAGGCGACCGGTTTATCCACGAAAGCATCATCGGCAGCAAGTTCATCGGTACGGTCGAAGATTATGCCAAAGTAGGTGACCACGACGCTATCATTCCGGGCGTGGAAGGATGGGCCAAAGTGTACGGTCTCAACACCATCACCATCGACCCCGACGACGATCCGTACGCGTATGGGTTTCAGGTGATATGA
- the mnmD gene encoding tRNA (5-methylaminomethyl-2-thiouridine)(34)-methyltransferase MnmD produces the protein MSIQRILTSDGSHTLLNQTLNAYYHSVNGALQESQSIYIDLGLKEAIRHYQLSPISAPLTVFEMGFGTGLNALLTWLEAEAAQVPVRYVTVEVHPLAEEQVAGLNYDGLLETHRLLQLHEAEWEQPVQLSPYFTLEKRRTKLQDFETSLQFDAIYYDAFAPSAQPELWEREVFEQLASLLKSNGNLTTYCSKSYVQRNLRAAGFTVEKHPGPKWKREVLRAIL, from the coding sequence ATGAGTATTCAACGTATTCTCACCTCCGACGGCTCGCATACATTATTGAACCAAACGCTCAATGCATATTACCATTCGGTCAACGGAGCGTTGCAGGAATCGCAGTCAATTTACATTGATTTGGGCCTGAAAGAAGCCATTCGTCATTATCAGTTAAGCCCAATTTCGGCTCCTCTGACTGTTTTTGAAATGGGTTTTGGAACAGGACTAAATGCGCTGCTCACGTGGTTGGAAGCCGAAGCAGCGCAGGTGCCCGTTCGCTACGTGACCGTTGAGGTGCATCCGTTAGCAGAAGAGCAGGTTGCGGGATTGAATTACGACGGACTATTGGAAACTCATCGATTATTACAACTTCACGAAGCGGAGTGGGAACAGCCTGTTCAACTCTCTCCGTATTTTACGCTTGAAAAACGCCGAACAAAACTTCAGGATTTCGAGACTTCACTTCAATTTGATGCCATTTATTATGATGCTTTTGCTCCATCGGCCCAGCCAGAACTTTGGGAGCGGGAGGTTTTTGAACAATTGGCTTCGCTGTTAAAATCAAACGGCAACCTAACCACCTATTGTTCAAAAAGCTACGTGCAACGAAACCTACGTGCGGCGGGTTTTACCGTTGAAAAACACCCCGGACCAAAATGGAAACGGGAAGTGCTGCGGGCTATTTTATAA
- a CDS encoding SDR family NAD(P)-dependent oxidoreductase: MLSERLNLSGKTAVVTGSSQGIGKAIAIALAEYGANVIIHYRTERKDAEQTVKEMNQPKGKVPIVKADFSKKDGVKNFFRSVAKVTDTVDILVINASVQVAKDWQEVTESEFDFQVNANFKSTLLLMQQFAPAMIQKGWGRILTIGSVQQVKPHPAMIVYAATKSAVFNLVKNVALQLADKGITVNNLAPGIIDTPRIQEPVPKMEKRIAQRMTTPEGGMGLPEDCAGMAVFLCSDAGRYITGQNLFVDGGMSL, translated from the coding sequence ATGCTTTCTGAACGACTTAATTTATCTGGAAAAACCGCCGTTGTGACGGGTTCGAGTCAAGGAATCGGCAAAGCCATCGCCATTGCACTCGCCGAATACGGCGCCAATGTTATTATTCACTATCGTACAGAGCGGAAAGACGCTGAGCAGACAGTCAAAGAAATGAATCAGCCAAAAGGTAAAGTACCGATTGTAAAAGCTGATTTTTCGAAAAAGGACGGCGTCAAAAATTTTTTCCGTAGCGTTGCTAAAGTAACTGATACCGTGGATATTTTGGTCATCAATGCTTCGGTACAGGTGGCTAAAGATTGGCAAGAAGTAACGGAAAGTGAATTTGATTTTCAGGTCAATGCTAATTTTAAATCTACTCTTTTGTTGATGCAACAGTTTGCCCCTGCCATGATACAAAAAGGTTGGGGACGAATCCTGACCATTGGCAGCGTGCAGCAAGTTAAGCCTCACCCCGCCATGATTGTATATGCCGCTACTAAGTCCGCCGTTTTTAATTTAGTGAAAAATGTAGCACTTCAATTAGCCGATAAGGGCATTACCGTCAACAACTTAGCCCCTGGTATCATTGATACACCGCGCATCCAAGAACCTGTTCCTAAAATGGAAAAGCGAATCGCTCAACGCATGACCACACCAGAAGGTGGCATGGGGCTGCCAGAAGATTGTGCAGGCATGGCTGTATTTCTATGCTCAGACGCTGGCCGCTACATAACGGGGCAAAACCTCTTTGTGGATGGTGGCATGAGTTTATAA